Proteins from a genomic interval of Zingiber officinale cultivar Zhangliang chromosome 2A, Zo_v1.1, whole genome shotgun sequence:
- the LOC122039667 gene encoding uncharacterized protein LOC122039667, which translates to MASPAVAMASALILLSQFQVLFPAALGGVVCEKLPQDLCAFAISSESKRCVLESSQRADGETTEYQCRTSEVEVEVEVGRRMKDWIETDGCVSACGVSRDAVGISSDALVEPDFVAKLCSASCYQNCPNIVDLYVNLAAGEGVFLPDLCEVQKVNPRRAMAELLSSGAAPGGAASAPALAPLSSP; encoded by the exons ATGGCTTCTCCGGCGGTGGCAATGGCATCGGCCTTGATCCTCCTCTCGCAGTTCCAAGTCCTCTTCCCCGCCGCTTTAGGGGGCGTGGTATGCGAGAAGCTGCCGCAGGATTTGTGCGCCTTCGCCATCTCGTCGGAGTCGAAGCGGTGCGTGCTGGAGAGCAGCCAGAGGGCAGACGGGGAGACGACGGAGTACCAGTGCCGGACgtcggaggtggaggtggaggtggaagTGGGGCGGAGGATGAAGGACTGGATCGAGACCGACGGGTGCGTGAGCGCATGCGGCGTCAGCCGCGACGCAGTCGGAATTTCCTCCGACGCCCTCGTGGAGCCCGACTTCGTCGCCAAGCTCTGCTCCGCCTCGTGCTACCAGAACTGCCCCAACATCGTCGACCTTTACGTCAATCTCGCCGCCGGCGAAG GCGTTTTCCTGCCAGATCTGTGCGAGGTGCAAAAAGTGAACCCCCGACGCGCCATGGCGGAGCTTCTGAGCTCCGGCGCAGCGCCCGGCGGTGCAGCCAGTGCTCCTGCTCTTGCTCCGTTGTCTTCTCCTTGA